The region GCATGAGTCTGGCCCAAAATAGCAACCTAAGGTTTTGAGAACAGCCCAGACTGGCCACTGAGTGAGACAGATGTGAACAGCACTGAAGGGCTCTGAAATCAGAACTGACACTGCAACTGAAACAGAACTTggcaatagccaaaaaaaaagaaaagaaaagaaaaaagaaaccaggtATCCCTCAAAAAGGGACTGATAAAATAAACAATGGTACATCCACCCCATGAAGTACTATCCATctataaaaaataaggaagattCCCATATACTAATTAGGAAATATGTCCAGGCAAAACTGTTAAtggaaaaaagcaaggtgcagaacaGTATATTTGGTCTGGTATCTTTTgaataagaaagagagaataaaaatgtatattcacaTGTGCTCTTATTTACATAAAGCAGAAgtaggcaaactttttctgtaaagggccaggcagtaaatattttcagctttgccaGCCACACAATCCCTGCCATTGTAGCCTGAAAACGGCCATAGATAAATGGATATAGATGTGTTTCAACAAAactttatctaaaaaataaaggcagCTGGTCTGTGGGTTATAGCATGCTGACACCTGACATAAAGAAACATTGTAAATAAGAAACTAGGAAAAATTTAGGGGAAATGGCACAGAtgggataaaagaaaaacatacataagttggacttcatcaaaatttaaaacgtTTTTGATTTAAAGAACAGCACCAAGAAAGTTAAAGGAcgacccacagaatgggagaaaatatttggatatCATATAGCTGACAAGGGACTTGTGTTTGgattatataaagaattcttacaactcagtaataagacaacaaataacccaacctaaaaaatggcatttaagtagacatttctccaaggaagatacacaaatggccaacaattacatgaaaagatattcaacatccttagtcattggggaaatgcGAATCAACACCATAATAAGATACCACTTAAaacctactaggatggctatgATAAAtagagacagacaataacaagtgtgagcaagaatgtggagaaattggaaacttaTACATTGCTAgggggaatataaaatggtgcagctgctttggagaACAGCTTCGCAGTTCCTCAGAAGTGTAATataaggtggaaacaacccaactgtccatccacagatgaatggctagacaaaatgtgttatatacatacaatggaatattgttcagccttagaaaggaaattctgacacatgctacatgaTGATCCTTGAAAAcaatatgctgagtgaaagaagccagacacaaagagacaaatactatatgattccaattatatgaggtatctagagtagtcaaactcatagaaacagaaggcAGAATGGTGGTCAACAGGGGCTAGGAAGAGGGGAAATGGGAAATTGTTGTCCAATGGCTACGGGGTTTCAATTTTGCAACCTgcaaagagttctggagattggcttcacaacaatgtgaatatatttaagactactgaactgtatacttcaaaatgattaaggtggtgaattttatgttatgtgatttttaccacaataaaaaaaaatttaagaaaaggtTAAATGTAAagttaccatgtgatccagaaatcctactcctaggtatctacccaagagaaatgcaaacacatgctcacacaaaaacttgaagcattattcacaacagccaaaaagtggaaacaaccaaaatgtccatcagatGACGGAtggattaagaaaatgtggtaaatccaTGCAATGTATTATAATCTGgcaataaaagaaaggaaagaaggactgatccatgctacaacatggatgaaccttgaaaacatgctaagtgaaagaagccagacacaaaaggccacctattttattattccatttacatgaataagtaaatctatagagaaagaaaagtagagtAATGGCTGCCTGGGTCAGGGGATAGGGGGCTGGAATGAGGAATGACTGCTAATAGGTACAGGGTTCTTTTTTGGAGTAACAAAAATGGactgaaattagatagtggtaatgGCTGcccaactctgtgaatatactagaaaccactgaactgtaaactttaaatgggtaaattatatctcaataaaacttttcttaaaaaagaaaaaaaaagaaccccaAGTGCTAGaacattcatagcaacattattcataatagtctcaaactggaaactatgcaaacacaatGGTGAATGAGAGGAGCCAGACACCAAAAGGTACAAAATGCATGAGTCCGTTTATAAAAACTAcagaaacaggcaaaactaatgaGAAATCAGGACAGTTGTTACTCTTGGCCAGAGGTGAGGCCAGAAAAAGGAAGCCATCACATGCTGGGATGCTGTTAGCATCCactttcttgatctgggtgctgggtACATAGTGTGTACAGTTTTTGAAAACTCATAAAGCAGTACACTCAAGATTGCTCCCTTTTCTCTCTATAtgtcatacctcaataaaaagacaaaataaagggCATAATCGAAGCAGGGTTTTGTGCCTTTCCTTCACCTCCATTCTCCAGCACAGGACAAGGAATGGAGTTAGGATGGAATCTCCAACCTCAAAACTTTGCAAACTTTTCTTACAAACTGTAGGAGTATAATGTGACCCCACTACATGATGACTGTCCAAGGGAGTTGAGCTCTGAGTCTTTACTATTTCGTAAAGCACATTTCATTCTATACTAAGGTTCTGGTATGTTTATTGGTGGGGGCAACGGAGAGTGGCACAGGGGGAACTgacatttgctgagcacttacAAAGTTCAAGGCACTGAGCTTGAATCTCtacataaagatttttttcatgagGCTCAGAGATATTAAGCAAGTTATTTAGGGTCACACAGACAATAAACAATAGGATAGAAATTCAAACTCTGGTCCATAAAGCCAATGTCCTTTCTCCTCCACCGCTTGTACTACCAGGGGCAGTGAAACAGAATGATAGAGCACATGTTGGCAAAGTTTCATGACAGGTCTGCTTTGGAAGTTTTTGCTTCCAGAAGGCAGAAAAGCCATTTGCCTAAAGGACAACTTGCACTTCCCATACTTTGCTGGGTGATGAGATAAAAAGGAGGCAGCTGTGGTCCTGCCATCCAGACTCAAAGTGCCTGGAGCACTCATCCTGGGGTAAGAGTGGTCTCCCCCTCCCACGTTTGAGGCAAGGTGTCAGGCTCGATTATCAAAAGTCACCAGTGTCAAACTCCATTTGAGATGAATCATggatctaaatgtaaaagctaaaactgtaAAGCTTTTAGAAGAACACATGGAAGAATATCTACTTAACCCCAATCTGGGAGATTTCTTAGGGAAGATGCAGCAGGCAACCATAAAAGAACATATTCTAAgctagacttcatcaaaatgaaaaacttctgctCATCAAAAGTCGCCATTTAGTAGACAAATAAGCAAGCCACAGTCTGGGAAAATATGTTCACAAAATATTTCTGACAAAGCACTTaaatccataatatataaagaactctcataaTTCAATAAGATGATAAACAACCCAATTAGATGGGTAAATGACTTGAATGGCCACCTCACAAAGGAAGATATCTGTATGttcaaaaaacacagagaaaggtgctcaacatcattaatcatcagggaaaggcaaattaaaactataatgagaaaCTACTacaccctcccccccaacactAGAAAGGCCAaaattgaaaagatcaataatacAACAAATTGGTGAGGATGTGACACCACTGGAACTGTCACGCACTGGTGCtaggaatataaaatgttacaaccactttagaaaaagGGTTggaagtttgtttttttgtttttttgttttttgtctttttttttttttgtgaccggcactcagccagtgagtgcaccggtcattcctatataggatctgaacccacggcgggagcgttgccgcactcccagcgccgcactctcccgagtgcgccacgggctcagccctggaaGTTTCTTACATAGTTTAACATATAACTACCCTTTGGTCCagccattctactcctaggtatttactcaagaggAATAAAAACTGGTCCACAAAAAGACTTAcatacaaatgttcacagcagctttatttgtaatagccccaaactggaagcaactcGAATGTCCACCAATCGGAGAATGGCTAAACCAACTGCGGTATAGTCTCACAATATAATATTACTTagcattaaaaaggaataatCTATTGATACACACGACAATATGGATGACTCTCAAAAATATCACACGGAATGAATGAAGCCGACGctaaagagtacatactgtacgagcccatttatacaaaattctagaaaaggaaaatctaaTCCACAGTGAAAGCAGATCAGTCATTGCCTGGGGTCAAAAATGGGGGTGAAGGGAGGATTGGACGGAAGGGGACGTAAAAGAACTTTATGGGAAGATAAAAACATTCTGTATTGTAATAGGGGGTTGGGTTATACTAGTTCAGTCATTTTCAAAGTGGTACAACTGAGATTTGTGTGTTTCAACggatatacattttatattaaacatattcaaaaagtataataataaatCAGTACGGGGTAGGAAATGGGTtgagctaaagaagaaaaaagaatgacagaACGTTAATAATTGGAGGAGGTGAGCGGCTGGGGCGGGAGGAGGCGCGAGGCACTGTGGGTAGGAGGCGGCCATCTCCGGGGGCTCCATTTTGTGGAGCGGCCGAATACGGTTGGCGGTTGTGGGGCACAGAATCCCTAACTCCTGCTGCTTCAGTCCCTCTTGGGGGAAACGTAAGCTTTGAACCTTTCGGAGCCGTGTGCCAGATCTTCACTGGGACAACAGGTTCAGACAAATGAGCGAGCAGAAGAGAGTGTACGGTCCCCTCATAGACGGGGAGGACCGTGAGGAGCGCGAATCTAGAGGCAGACGGAGACGGAGAGACTCAGATTACAAAAGATCTGCTGATGACCGGAGAGGTGAGAGATCTGACGACTACCGAGACTCTGACTGTCCAGAGATTCGAGAAATGATGCAGTCCTCTGAAGGCCCTCTGCTCGCGGACGTGAGGCTGACGGAGAGGAAAACGGGGGTAAGCCGCGGTGTCGCCTCCGGGGGGTTTTCTCACTCGCAAGGTACTCCCCGCTGGATGGAAGCCAAGCAGAAAATGGTGGTGATGAAAGAAACGCACATTGCAGCTCATGGTAGCAATCCCAGACGTCCGTTTGAAGATTGGCGTTGTAACAAGTGCCGCCTTAACAATTTCAGGAAAAGACTAAAATGCTTTCGATGTGGGGCGGACAAGTTTGACTCTGAACAGAAAGTGCCCCCTGGAACAACAGAGTCGGTTCAGTCTGTGGATTACCACTTTGATACGATCATTCTTTGGAACATAGCTCCACACACTGGGATGAAGTCCATCACGACAGCACTGTCTCCCTACACATCCGTAACTGTCAATACCATTCGCCTCATAAAAGACAAACAGAGCCGGCGGAACAAAGGCTTTGCGTTTGTTCAGCTGTCTTCTGCAACGGATGCTTCTCGGCTGCTTAAGATATTACAGAGTCTCCAGCCTCCTTTGACAATTGATGGCAAAATTATCAGGGTTGATTTTGCAAAAACTGCCAGAAAAGACTTGGTCCTTCCAGATGGTAACCAGGTCAGTGCCTTCTCTATGGCTAGTACAGCTATTGCTGCTGCTCGGTGGTCATCTGCCCAGTCTCAAAGTGGTGAAGGAGGCAGTGTTGACTATAGTTACCTGCAATCAGCCCAAGATTATGAGCAGTTTCATCACCAACAAGCTGGAGGATTGGAATCTGATGCATCATCTGCATCAGGCTCAGCGGTGACCACTAGCTCAGCGGCTGTGGCATCTCAGAGTCCCCAGCTATATAATCAGCCTAGCACTAGCACAAGTACACCGGCCCCAGCCGCTTCCCCCACTGGTGTAGTTCCTCATACCAAATATGCAGTACCTGATACGTCCACTTACCAGTATGATGAATCTTCAGGATATTACTATGATCCAACGACAGGGCTCTACTATGACCCCAACTCGCAATACTACTATAATTCCTTAACCCAGCAGTACCTTTACTGGGATGGAGAGGAGGAGACCTATGTGCCAGCCGCAGAGTCTAGCTCCCACCAGCAGACAGGCCTGCCTCCTGCcaaagaggggaaggagaggaaggagaggaaggagaaaccCAAGAGTAAAACAGCCCAACAGATTGCCAAAGACATGGAACGCTGGGCTAAGGGTttaaataagcagaaaaataattttaaaaaaatctttcaaccTGTCAATTCTTCGACGGAACAAAGGAGAGAATCTGCTACAGCAAATGCTGGCTTTGCTGTCTTTGACAGGAAGGGAGCCTTGGCTGAAAGGCAGCAGCTCATCCCAGAACTGATGCCAAATGGAGATGAGGAGAATCTTCTCAAAAGAGGTCTGATTGCTGCTTACCGTGGtgacaatgacaatgacaatgagCAGGAGCTGGTGGAGAGACCTGGGAGTGAGGAAGAGAAGTTGGCTGACTGGAAGAAGATGATCTGCCTGCTCTGCCGGCGCCAGTTCCCAAACAGAAATGCCTTGGTCCGGCACAAGCAGCTCTCAGACCTACACAAGCAAAACATGGACATCTACCGACAATCCAGGCCGAGTAAGCAGGAGCTGGAAGCCttggagctgagagagagagagacgaaaTACCGAGATCGAGCTGCAGAAAGACGGGAGAAGTATGGCATTCCAGAACCTCCAGACACCAAGCGCAAGAAGCAGTTCGATGCTGGCACTGTGAATTATGAGCAGCCCACCAAAGATGGCATTGACCAGAGTAACATTGGCAACAGGATGCTGAAGGCCATGGGCTGGCGGGAAGGCTCCGGTTTGGGAAGAAAGTGTCAAGGCATCACAGCTCCCATTGAGGTTCAAGTCCGGCTAAAAGGAGCTGGCCTAGGTGCCAAAGGCAGCACATATCGGTTGTCAGGTGCTGATTCCTACAAAGATGCTGTTCGGAAAGCCATGTTTGCCCGGTTCACTGAAATGGAGTGAGAGAGAGTAatagtgagagtgagagagagtgagagagagtgagagagagtgagagagagtgagagagagtgagagagagagagagagagagagagagtgagagtgagagagtgagagacagagagacagagtgagacagagtgagacagagtgagagagagagagagtgagagagagtgagacagagtgagacagagtgagacagagtgagagagagacagtgagacagagagaaagtgaGACAGAGTGATAGTGAGAGAGAgcgagagtgagagagagtgagagtgagacagagtgagagtgagacagagtgagagtgagacagagtgagacagagtgagagtgagagagtgagagagagcgagagagagcgagagagagcgagagagagcgagagagagcgagacagagtgagacagagtgagacagtgagagagagacagtgagacagtgagagagagtgagacagagtgatagagagtgagagagagagagcgagagagagagagtgagacagagagagagtgagacagggtgagagagagtgagacatagtgagagagcgagagagagtgagagagagagacagagagaagagagaaatgacacGGAGCTCCAAGGAGCACAGGAGTGGTCCATCTCCTGAATTCATTCTTACCGCCTATCTCTTTAAGGGCATGTGCCTTGTTCTGTTAATAGTTTTTAGGGTGAATGACTTTATTCTGCAGGGTTCTCCCTCCCACCTTAAAGAGGAGTTCCCCTTGTGTGGGTTACCCTCCTTCCTGCCAGAGGACTTGTGAACAAACCGGAGAAGACAGTGGGTTTTTTATACTTCAGTGTACATAGTATAATGCAGCGTGTTTTACCTGTGTAGCCTATGTTGGAGCCCATCAGCCCCTCACATTCCTGGGGGTTTGAAATGCCCTCAGTGGTATGTGACATCAAAGTCACCTCTGTCATTTGTCATCGTGATGTCTTTCCTTGGCAGAAGCCTTGTGTACATTTGTCTATTACACATTTGTACAGAATTTTGGaagattttctgtctagttgccAAATCTGGctcatttacaaaagaaatatcttgaaaaaaaaaaaaaagaatgttaataatTGTTGGAGTTGGGTAATGTACCTGCTTGgaattttccacaataaaaaaaatttaagaggaaaaaagtcaTCTACATCAAATGCCTCTCTCCACCttctcttttccctccctctctgtgtCCAATTCTGCCTGGCCCCTGGGCTGCCCTCCCTCAGACTTTGATTCCTGAGTAAGCTCCACTTCCTGCCAAGACCCACCACTCAACTCCATTCTGCTCTACACCCCGCCCCCTCCTCTACCACCACCCAGGCCCCAACAACCACCAGGCATCTCTGCCAAGTCCCATCACACCCAACAGCTCAAAACCTGCGCAAGGTATTGGAAAACAAGAAGTTTTCCAGCCTACTTTGTAGAAGTTCAGTCCTACCCCAACTACATTATTTAACCAGAATTTATGGAGTACCTATCTCAAAGCCTGATAGatagaagacttaaaaaaaaaaaaaaatcagtttatggCTTGTATGCCAAAACTATGTTTGTAAGTTGACTGCTCGGAACTGAAAATACATTTTGCCCTAGTAACAAATAATACACAGCTTGTAAGGTAGCAGACCAGCCCACAAATATCTATCTACCCTAAAATGCACTCAAGGCTCAAGCAGCAAGGCCTCAATTAAAAGCTGTACGTTCAATGCTCCTTTCATCAAAGTCGGCCTACATGATCAAGATTTGAGGAAAGTTCCAGGGTTAACACTGAGTCAGTAGCAGTAACAGCAGCATTAAAAGGAAGGAGGCTCAGGGAAGGGCCCCACAGGCAAGCCAGAAGCCAGGCCCAGCAGAAGACAGCTGAGGTCCAGCCAGGGGCTCATGCAGCCTGGTCCTTGGGAGTGAAGTCATTGCTGCCTGGACCTGAGCATGCCAAGCCACTCCCTCCAGCAGGGAGGTAGAGAGGGAGAAGGATTCTGAGTTACAACCCCATCTTTCATCTACTACTGcacttgtttaaaagaaaatcacaCTGCTATTATAGAACATACCATCCAGTATAGAAAATATAGACAAGAACCAGTACTTCCAGCACACAACTAAAACCATCATTTCCATGGCAGTGTGTCCAGTGTGAGTTCTTCTAATTTCTTCTATTAGATATGTATCACTGAGGAGAAAAGTTCAGACCCAGAAGTGTGTCATTAGGATGTAtcttatttcttaataaaatcaTAAGTGTACTATATCTGTGGCCTGGCCACCATTTTCAACAAGGTTGCCACAGGAAACTACACTCTgaatttcttataagggcaccaaaCAAGTTGTGCTTTATCTCAACAGTAGAAGCCAAGTGTCATCTGTGCTCACAGGTAGTTATTCTTAAAAGAAGCAGGACAGATATTCCTAGGAATCACTCAAGCAGTAGCAAAGAAAACTGCATCTGGCTCCCTGCCATTGAAGAGTTCGCTGTCTGGAGGAAGATCGATTATTAAATCAATAAGTACTTAATCACAGCTGTGTTACCTGCTAGGAAAGAAAACCTCAGCGTGCAAAAGCCAGCAAGGAGAAGGAAAGGCTTCCTTGAAGAACTCAGATGTGAAAGCCAAATAGATATTGGCCAGAGGAAGAATGCAGGTGGGGCCAGTGCCAGGATACAGTGGCTGCTAGGCAGATGACACGGAGAGACCAGTTACAAAGCTGTTGGCAGTAACCCAGATGAGGGAAGACAGTGTTTGACCAAGGCAGTAGCAGGGCACATAGAGAGAAGTAGACAGATTGAAGAACCATTTTAGAAGCAATTAACTGGATTTAGCAATGAGGGAGACGGTGGGGTGAAGACTGACTCTTAGGTTTCTGACATGAACTGCTAGGTTGATGATTCTACTCATCCATGTTTATGTACCTTAGAGTATATTGCCCCTGTACTCTGCTAGAAATAAACTTGGCCTGTCTCCTGACCGTGGCCATGTGTAGATGCCATGCAAAGTGTAGCTGCTGAATCACGGGGCTACCTGTTTCATCACCCCACAACCATCAAACCCATGTGTCCCACAGGACGGTCTTCCTCTGAACTTTATGCATTTTCCAGAACAATGAGGAGAGAGTATGCAGCAAATTATAAGAAGTCTTAAGGCATTTTTCAGGCTCCTTTTTGAACAGGAGCCAATGCATGTGTGGGTTGAGCCCACTAAAGCAAGCTGAACCGAGAGATCAATTTAGGCATTTCTAGCAGAACGCATGGCAAGCTGTAATATGAGGATGAGCTGGGCTATGCTGTCACAACAGACAAATCCCCAAAGTCTCAGCGGCTTAACTGCCATCTTGAACATGTGATCTTCGAGTTTGCCACaacagaggcagagggagatggaAGAGGCACACTGTCCAACTTCAGGAGCCcaaagtgctgctgctgctgctacacTGCATTGGCCAGCACTAGTCACAAGGGCCCAAGGGCTTTTAGGAAATGTGAAAGGGTATATGGATGTTTAGTGAGCACTGTCTTTGCCACACAATGCATCACACTAATAAGGAATCCAGGAACAACACCACAGAAGGAGAAGATAGATGTAACCCACAGAAAGGGCAGCAAAGAGAACTAGAGCCAGCATTACCTTAAACCATCACATAACCTATTTTGGCAGAAAGCCCAATATCACTGTTGGATAAAAACTAACAGAATCACTCCAGTATCAtttaatacaaaaggaaaaagttaCCTACTCTCTAAAACTGGCGAaaccatgaaagaaaacaaaatgtctttCCCGTCCCCACTGCTGCTATTAACCTGATGGTCCAAGCATCTCATGTCTATTTTCTTAGCCCACAGCAGCACAGCACAGGGCCCCACGATTGGCATATAACATGAACAGTGATGATCCATGACATGAGATGATCCATGGCCTTAAGAGACAGTTTTCTAGCAGTTGGGCTGGATTTTCATAACCTAAGTTACACTCTCTTATTGCTataacaaccccccccccaaatctcAGTCACCTGACCAAATAAAAgcttctttttgcttttgcttaCGCAAAATC is a window of Cynocephalus volans isolate mCynVol1 chromosome X, mCynVol1.pri, whole genome shotgun sequence DNA encoding:
- the LOC134367035 gene encoding RNA-binding protein 5-like, coding for MSEQKRVYGPLIDGEDREERESRGRRRRRDSDYKRSADDRRGERSDDYRDSDCPEIREMMQSSEGPLLADVRLTERKTGVSRGVASGGFSHSQGTPRWMEAKQKMVVMKETHIAAHGSNPRRPFEDWRCNKCRLNNFRKRLKCFRCGADKFDSEQKVPPGTTESVQSVDYHFDTIILWNIAPHTGMKSITTALSPYTSVTVNTIRLIKDKQSRRNKGFAFVQLSSATDASRLLKILQSLQPPLTIDGKIIRVDFAKTARKDLVLPDGNQVSAFSMASTAIAAARWSSAQSQSGEGGSVDYSYLQSAQDYEQFHHQQAGGLESDASSASGSAVTTSSAAVASQSPQLYNQPSTSTSTPAPAASPTGVVPHTKYAVPDTSTYQYDESSGYYYDPTTGLYYDPNSQYYYNSLTQQYLYWDGEEETYVPAAESSSHQQTGLPPAKEGKERKERKEKPKSKTAQQIAKDMERWAKGLNKQKNNFKKIFQPVNSSTEQRRESATANAGFAVFDRKGALAERQQLIPELMPNGDEENLLKRGLIAAYRGDNDNDNEQELVERPGSEEEKLADWKKMICLLCRRQFPNRNALVRHKQLSDLHKQNMDIYRQSRPSKQELEALELRERETKYRDRAAERREKYGIPEPPDTKRKKQFDAGTVNYEQPTKDGIDQSNIGNRMLKAMGWREGSGLGRKCQGITAPIEVQVRLKGAGLGAKGSTYRLSGADSYKDAVRKAMFARFTEME